A genome region from Streptomyces sp. NBC_01296 includes the following:
- a CDS encoding RBBP9/YdeN family alpha/beta hydrolase translates to MTGTTVPTIVIVPGMREHVEDHWQTILAERLGDAGRTVRTVPPLVRNRLSRDAHVANLVEVMVQITGPVIIVAHSAGVMTTVQWARWHDADVRGALLAAPPDFGTPLPDGYPTPDELAVQGWTPVPRKPLPFPSIVAASSDDPLGSLGRVAELAREWGSRLVELGPVGHLNPASGHGPWPQAEVLVEALEDGRFHGARRPAS, encoded by the coding sequence ATGACCGGGACCACAGTGCCGACGATCGTGATCGTTCCCGGCATGCGGGAACACGTCGAGGACCACTGGCAGACCATTCTGGCCGAGCGGCTCGGCGATGCGGGCCGCACCGTCCGCACCGTTCCCCCGCTGGTGCGCAACCGGCTCAGCCGCGACGCCCATGTCGCCAACCTGGTCGAGGTGATGGTGCAGATCACCGGGCCCGTGATCATCGTCGCCCACAGTGCGGGCGTCATGACCACGGTGCAGTGGGCCCGGTGGCACGACGCGGACGTCCGGGGCGCCCTGCTCGCCGCGCCCCCGGATTTCGGGACGCCGCTGCCGGACGGCTACCCCACCCCCGACGAGCTGGCAGTGCAGGGCTGGACACCGGTGCCCCGGAAGCCCCTGCCCTTCCCCAGCATCGTCGCGGCCAGTTCCGACGATCCGCTGGGATCCCTGGGGCGCGTCGCAGAACTCGCGCGGGAGTGGGGAAGCCGCCTGGTGGAACTCGGCCCCGTCGGACACCTCAACCCCGCTTCCGGCCACGGTCCGTGGCCCCAGGCCGAGGTACTCGTCGAGGCGCTCGAAGACGGCCGGTTCCACGGGGCTCGACGGCCCGCCTCGTAG
- a CDS encoding dienelactone hydrolase family protein, with translation MQFTSEQRLDDGVLEREFTLGEIPGVLWTPESTAPAPLILIGHNGGLHKREARLVARARHSAAEYGYAVAAIDHPGHGGRPRSAVDEQARADLRRAMQSGEPVDEIFESFIVPLVENAVPEWRTTLDALLALPEIGGPVGYSGMTAIGIRLAVVEPRIAAAGFFAGGYVPRAQREEARQVTIPVQFLLQWDDEGNPRQRALDLFDAFGTKEKTLHANMGGHAGTPWFEVDDGNRFFARHLK, from the coding sequence ATGCAGTTCACGTCTGAACAGCGCCTCGACGACGGCGTCCTCGAGCGCGAATTCACGCTCGGCGAGATCCCCGGCGTCCTGTGGACGCCTGAATCCACCGCACCGGCCCCGCTGATCCTGATCGGCCACAACGGCGGCCTGCACAAGCGGGAGGCCCGGCTGGTGGCCCGGGCCCGGCACTCCGCGGCGGAGTACGGCTACGCGGTGGCCGCCATCGACCACCCCGGGCACGGCGGCCGGCCCCGTTCCGCCGTCGACGAGCAGGCCCGCGCCGACCTCCGCCGGGCGATGCAGTCCGGCGAGCCGGTCGACGAGATCTTCGAGTCCTTCATCGTCCCGCTGGTCGAAAACGCCGTCCCGGAATGGCGGACCACCCTGGACGCCCTCCTTGCGCTGCCCGAGATCGGCGGCCCCGTCGGGTACTCGGGGATGACCGCCATCGGCATTCGGCTGGCGGTGGTCGAACCGCGCATCGCGGCCGCCGGCTTCTTCGCCGGAGGGTACGTGCCCCGCGCCCAGCGCGAGGAGGCCCGGCAGGTCACCATTCCCGTGCAATTCCTGCTGCAGTGGGACGACGAAGGCAACCCCCGCCAACGCGCCCTGGACCTCTTCGACGCCTTCGGCACCAAGGAGAAGACACTGCACGCCAACATGGGCGGGCACGCCGGCACCCCGTGGTTCGAGGTCGACGACGGGAACCGGTTCTTCGCCCGGCACCTGAAGTGA
- a CDS encoding NAD(P)-dependent oxidoreductase → MEKVRVLLLDAAPGELLDRELERLLGHGLTVTLNLRRVADKAGARAAWAGRVDFTDFDGFDEPALIAETVRDGIGYHAVKSRAGVPLRAAFLAAATDHVLANRLRVVGRAGAGTDHVELAAAAHHGVAVTHTPGSNVNAVAEFVLAQLLALIRNLPAHNEAAHRGRWSAPATPALELSELTLGIVGLGRIGLALAERATALGMVVQGFSRRPAETSVPQAQSLTALLATTDVVSLHLPLTPQTRGMIGRAELAVMRPGSILLNTARGGIVDEQALADALGDAAHPLAAAAVDTFEHEHATFTSPLFGLPNALLSPHLAGMTRSAMATAAIRCADHIAALLAGRPDGVPVATV, encoded by the coding sequence GTGGAAAAGGTGCGAGTCCTGTTGTTGGATGCGGCTCCTGGCGAGCTGCTTGACCGGGAGCTGGAGCGTCTGCTCGGCCATGGGCTGACCGTGACGCTGAACCTTCGACGGGTGGCCGACAAGGCCGGGGCGCGGGCCGCCTGGGCCGGCCGGGTGGACTTCACCGATTTCGACGGCTTCGACGAGCCGGCGCTGATCGCTGAGACCGTCAGGGACGGGATCGGCTACCACGCGGTGAAGTCCCGCGCGGGTGTCCCGCTGCGTGCAGCGTTCCTCGCGGCGGCGACCGACCACGTACTGGCCAACCGGCTCCGTGTGGTCGGCCGGGCCGGGGCGGGCACCGACCATGTCGAGCTGGCCGCCGCCGCTCACCACGGCGTGGCCGTCACCCACACTCCGGGCTCCAACGTGAACGCGGTCGCCGAGTTCGTCCTGGCCCAGTTGCTCGCCCTGATCCGGAACCTCCCGGCGCACAACGAGGCCGCGCACCGGGGCCGCTGGAGCGCTCCGGCCACCCCCGCGTTGGAGTTGTCGGAACTGACCTTGGGCATCGTCGGGTTGGGCCGGATCGGCCTGGCCCTGGCCGAGCGGGCTACCGCCTTGGGCATGGTGGTCCAGGGCTTCTCACGGCGCCCGGCCGAGACCTCGGTGCCGCAGGCGCAGTCCCTCACCGCTCTGCTGGCGACCACTGACGTGGTCTCCCTGCACCTTCCGCTGACCCCGCAGACCCGAGGGATGATCGGTCGGGCGGAGCTGGCGGTGATGCGGCCGGGGTCGATCCTGTTGAACACCGCCCGGGGTGGGATCGTCGACGAGCAGGCGCTGGCCGACGCACTGGGCGATGCGGCACACCCGCTCGCGGCGGCAGCCGTCGACACCTTCGAGCACGAGCACGCCACCTTCACCTCGCCGCTCTTCGGCCTGCCGAACGCCCTGCTCTCCCCGCATCTCGCCGGGATGACCAGGAGCGCGATGGCCACGGCGGCGATCCGATGCGCGGACCACATCGCGGCCTTGCTCGCCGGCCGCCCGGACGGCGTGCCCGTGGCGACCGTCTGA
- a CDS encoding M48 family metalloprotease translates to MADSGPPRRDQRLLGQGTTRRCALFLVLVVTLVVGLSLRAVRVLVSSGQDPDLLDTPGNRPSWPLPLNTLRLFKPELARPYQADLLDNAEAIAMTAGGLMLLTTAALHLCWPALRRHRLVRIDPDRFFLHGALLQLTLRAGVKRFPAFYHDPHRISTGAVAFGSLGRYCIALDNGLVAMFEGARVTGLRFTVDEGLDIRPDFSPWFLKSRDGAIFAAVVLHELAHLRSRDVELGSGVRAMWLAFVATAVLPYTALLAWLSWSEFPGARHSWSGQQWSPLWEAAMVAILVAMVYVAYTDILRHRELCADLDAVDWGAAPEAWSAVAEEQASRRMGPKWELEHWHTEPDDGWISLFAWARKTRPLRGATRPWHTHPGWWWRIRALKRPAHPRGPNGTWTQAAILTGTVTVLMHMLLNELAHAGGLSRLTSTLLYSGLVLCVSLGRPLTVHPAHPFRPQPRAFGVGSRGRTRRAVLLGACLLLLIVIDPVGEVLATG, encoded by the coding sequence ATGGCTGACAGCGGCCCTCCCCGCCGCGACCAGCGCCTGCTCGGCCAAGGCACCACCCGGCGATGCGCGCTGTTCCTGGTCTTGGTCGTGACGCTCGTCGTGGGACTGTCCCTGCGCGCGGTTCGGGTCCTCGTCTCCAGCGGACAGGACCCGGATCTCCTGGACACTCCGGGCAACCGTCCCTCCTGGCCCCTGCCTCTGAACACCCTCAGACTGTTCAAGCCGGAGCTTGCCCGGCCCTACCAGGCCGACCTCCTGGACAACGCCGAGGCGATCGCCATGACTGCCGGCGGGCTGATGCTGCTGACCACCGCCGCACTCCATCTGTGCTGGCCCGCCTTGCGCAGGCACCGTCTTGTCCGGATCGACCCCGACCGCTTCTTTCTCCACGGCGCGCTCCTACAGCTGACGCTCCGGGCCGGGGTCAAACGGTTCCCGGCCTTCTACCATGATCCGCATCGCATCAGCACAGGGGCTGTCGCCTTCGGCTCCTTGGGCAGATACTGCATCGCCCTCGACAACGGCCTGGTGGCCATGTTCGAGGGCGCGCGCGTGACCGGCCTTCGGTTCACCGTCGACGAGGGACTCGACATACGTCCCGACTTCAGCCCGTGGTTCCTGAAGTCCAGGGACGGGGCGATCTTCGCGGCCGTGGTGCTCCATGAGCTGGCCCACCTTCGCAGCCGCGACGTCGAACTGGGCAGCGGCGTGCGGGCCATGTGGCTGGCCTTCGTTGCCACCGCCGTCCTGCCCTACACGGCACTGCTCGCGTGGCTGTCCTGGAGCGAGTTCCCCGGCGCCCGGCACTCCTGGTCGGGGCAGCAGTGGTCGCCCCTGTGGGAAGCGGCCATGGTGGCCATTCTGGTCGCGATGGTGTACGTGGCCTATACCGACATCCTGAGGCATCGCGAATTGTGCGCCGACCTGGATGCGGTCGACTGGGGCGCTGCTCCGGAAGCGTGGAGTGCCGTGGCTGAGGAACAGGCCAGTCGCCGCATGGGGCCGAAGTGGGAATTGGAACACTGGCACACCGAACCCGATGACGGGTGGATCAGTCTGTTCGCCTGGGCACGGAAGACCCGCCCGCTGCGCGGCGCCACCCGTCCCTGGCACACCCATCCCGGCTGGTGGTGGCGGATTCGTGCCCTCAAACGCCCAGCCCATCCGAGGGGACCCAACGGCACCTGGACACAGGCCGCGATCCTGACGGGAACCGTGACGGTGCTGATGCACATGCTCCTGAACGAACTCGCCCACGCCGGGGGACTCTCCCGGCTCACCTCCACGCTGCTCTACTCCGGGCTGGTGCTGTGCGTGTCGCTCGGCCGCCCCCTCACCGTCCACCCCGCCCACCCCTTCCGCCCCCAGCCACGTGCCTTCGGCGTCGGTTCCCGTGGCAGAACACGCCGTGCCGTATTGCTGGGAGCGTGCCTCCTTCTGCTCATCGTGATCGACCCCGTGGGCGAGGTCCTTGCCACCGGGTAG
- a CDS encoding S1 family peptidase produces MFSLKSVRRRAARTTAVSALAVATCATLMTGSAGAIVNGVDSTERYPFMATIPESAPKYGIYDGSCGASLIDPQWVLTAAHCVQGDGLELDGIVRIGGEQRKSGGTVRAIERIVVHPGYANGDGKAANKDDLALVRLDRPVTEKPVRIAERAGRPGTPTRVLGFGTTVDTELKFAERLQELETRRGTDAECAPGYADRTRLCTISRVPQAMACVGDSGGPQLQKGRQGRWELTGATSGPGAPGVACSAGPGLYTNVPAYAEWIRKTIKLNA; encoded by the coding sequence GTGTTCAGCTTGAAGTCGGTTCGCCGCCGGGCGGCGCGCACCACTGCCGTCAGCGCTCTCGCGGTCGCGACGTGCGCCACCCTGATGACCGGCAGCGCCGGAGCGATCGTCAACGGGGTCGATTCCACGGAGCGCTACCCGTTCATGGCGACGATCCCGGAGTCGGCCCCGAAGTACGGGATATACGACGGTTCGTGCGGGGCGTCGCTGATCGATCCGCAGTGGGTGCTGACGGCGGCCCACTGCGTGCAGGGCGACGGCCTGGAGTTGGACGGCATCGTCCGGATCGGCGGAGAGCAGCGGAAGTCCGGGGGGACCGTCCGGGCCATCGAGCGGATCGTCGTCCATCCCGGCTATGCGAACGGTGACGGGAAGGCGGCCAACAAGGACGACCTTGCCCTGGTCCGCCTCGACCGCCCGGTCACCGAGAAGCCCGTCCGTATCGCGGAGCGGGCCGGGCGGCCCGGCACCCCGACCCGGGTCCTGGGATTCGGCACCACCGTCGACACCGAGCTGAAGTTCGCGGAGCGGTTGCAGGAGCTCGAGACACGCAGGGGCACCGATGCCGAGTGTGCCCCCGGCTATGCGGACCGGACCCGGTTGTGCACGATCAGCCGTGTGCCCCAGGCCATGGCGTGTGTCGGGGACTCCGGCGGGCCCCAACTGCAGAAGGGCAGGCAGGGGCGGTGGGAGCTCACCGGAGCCACCTCGGGTCCCGGCGCCCCGGGAGTCGCCTGCTCGGCCGGGCCGGGCCTCTACACCAACGTGCCCGCCTACGCGGAGTGGATCCGCAAAACCATCAAGCTCAACGCCTGA
- a CDS encoding peptidase inhibitor family I36 protein, with protein sequence MTPVTVRALTEGRRNARRPREGRWRAAAAAAVCALCVAFTLAPATPSAQAAPVPSEPCTSGWVCGWTGPDYTGVASFVSHDMPRYPETTAYVGFNGGESVWNGAGTWRRNGRLWGRCVTVYSGTEYRGQSRTIRPDQGIARIPKSFGNIHSNRFHACRLS encoded by the coding sequence GTGACCCCCGTGACCGTACGCGCCCTGACCGAAGGACGGCGGAACGCCCGCCGCCCGCGCGAGGGGAGGTGGAGGGCGGCGGCCGCGGCTGCTGTCTGCGCGCTCTGCGTCGCCTTCACCCTCGCCCCCGCCACCCCGTCGGCGCAAGCGGCCCCCGTCCCGTCCGAGCCGTGTACATCCGGCTGGGTGTGCGGCTGGACCGGCCCCGACTACACGGGCGTGGCGAGCTTCGTCTCGCACGACATGCCGCGCTACCCGGAGACGACCGCGTACGTCGGATTCAACGGCGGTGAGTCGGTGTGGAACGGTGCCGGCACGTGGCGCCGCAACGGCAGGCTGTGGGGCCGGTGCGTCACCGTGTACAGCGGCACGGAGTACCGGGGGCAGAGCCGGACCATCCGCCCTGACCAGGGCATCGCCCGAATCCCGAAGTCGTTCGGGAACATCCACTCCAACCGGTTCCACGCGTGCCGGCTGTCCTGA
- the hemC gene encoding hydroxymethylbilane synthase, protein MSNVVTIGSRASKLARTQVAEWLTPLAARFPDVRFKREIILEGGDQDRITPTLAEVAKTAGGSAFSTNQEAALVTGRVDVIVHSLKDLPTSVREGTVLLTTPGPREDVRDVLCGATLEELPERARVGTGAPRRVAQLLALRPDLEVAPIRGNVPGRLARIRGRDRLDAVVLAAAGLNRLGLMPEVHQVLDPAVFPPSPGQGALGIQVRADSGAARLLAGTGDVQVDACVRAERAVLAELHGGCSVPVGAWGTIREDGLLHLSAAVTSLDGSRQVTADGAGPAENPEKLGSCLAGELLAQGAADILAQIRKP, encoded by the coding sequence ATGAGCAACGTCGTGACGATCGGTTCCAGAGCGAGCAAGCTGGCCAGGACGCAGGTAGCGGAGTGGCTGACGCCGCTGGCGGCGCGGTTCCCGGACGTCCGCTTCAAGCGGGAGATCATCCTGGAAGGCGGCGACCAGGACCGCATCACGCCGACTCTCGCCGAAGTGGCGAAGACGGCCGGCGGCTCCGCGTTTTCCACGAACCAGGAAGCCGCCCTGGTGACCGGTCGGGTGGACGTCATCGTGCACTCGCTCAAGGACCTTCCGACCTCCGTACGCGAGGGCACCGTGCTGTTGACCACGCCGGGCCCCCGCGAGGACGTACGGGACGTGCTCTGCGGCGCCACGCTGGAGGAACTCCCCGAGCGGGCCCGGGTCGGCACCGGGGCCCCGCGTCGCGTCGCTCAGCTCCTGGCGTTGCGGCCAGACCTGGAAGTGGCGCCGATCAGGGGCAACGTCCCCGGCCGACTCGCGCGCATCCGTGGCCGGGACCGGCTGGACGCCGTGGTTCTCGCGGCGGCCGGGCTGAACCGGCTCGGGCTGATGCCCGAGGTCCACCAGGTGCTCGATCCGGCTGTCTTCCCCCCGTCGCCCGGTCAGGGCGCCCTCGGCATCCAGGTCCGTGCCGACTCCGGGGCCGCTCGTCTGCTCGCCGGAACGGGTGATGTGCAGGTGGATGCATGCGTGCGGGCCGAGCGCGCCGTGCTGGCCGAGCTGCACGGCGGGTGCTCCGTCCCGGTCGGCGCGTGGGGAACGATCAGGGAAGACGGGCTGCTGCATCTGTCGGCGGCCGTCACTTCGCTGGACGGCTCGAGGCAGGTGACCGCGGACGGGGCCGGCCCGGCGGAGAACCCGGAGAAGCTGGGGTCCTGCCTCGCAGGCGAACTCCTCGCGCAGGGCGCGGCCGATATCCTCGCCCAGATCAGGAAGCCCTGA
- a CDS encoding PP2C family protein-serine/threonine phosphatase — protein MIESGRPRLPRRYGWGTFIRLSPVFLTVVIASLAYATPPEMAFSRLLPAAPALAAAMWPVLPTVLLGTVCLLLMIGLGFVFPDLGTWWTAAGIVAVTVAAAYGSHLRLQRERTLFQVRLVADAAQQVVLSPMPRRVGNVEIESLYLAAAAEARIGGDFYEVVDTPFGIRLLIGDVRGKGLPAVGAAAAIVNAFREAAYGESDMVNVARRMDASSTRYNAAFPPDGPMERFATALLAEIPHEGRHIDILNCGHPPPLLLNRGKLRVLEPATPSPLLSLAELIGDHYSVDTFDFAPGDLLLLYTDGIAETRARNGEFFPLAAWMGRQPPTPPRELLTALHRDLVHYSRGRLDDDIAALAVRLREP, from the coding sequence GTGATCGAGTCTGGACGGCCGCGGCTGCCTCGGCGTTACGGCTGGGGGACGTTTATACGGCTGTCGCCGGTCTTTCTGACCGTCGTGATCGCCAGTTTGGCCTACGCCACTCCGCCGGAAATGGCCTTCAGCCGCCTCCTGCCCGCGGCGCCGGCCCTGGCCGCCGCGATGTGGCCGGTTCTCCCCACCGTCCTGCTCGGGACGGTCTGCCTCCTCCTGATGATCGGCCTCGGCTTCGTCTTCCCCGACCTGGGAACGTGGTGGACGGCCGCGGGGATCGTCGCGGTCACCGTGGCCGCCGCCTACGGAAGCCACCTCCGGCTCCAGCGGGAGCGCACCCTTTTCCAGGTGCGGCTGGTCGCCGACGCGGCACAACAGGTGGTGCTGAGCCCCATGCCGCGCCGCGTCGGGAACGTCGAGATCGAGTCGCTGTACCTCGCGGCCGCGGCGGAAGCCCGCATCGGCGGGGACTTCTACGAGGTGGTCGACACGCCCTTCGGGATCAGGCTGCTCATCGGTGACGTGCGGGGCAAGGGCCTGCCGGCGGTGGGAGCGGCCGCGGCGATCGTCAACGCCTTCAGGGAGGCGGCCTACGGCGAGTCCGACATGGTCAACGTCGCGCGCAGGATGGACGCCAGCAGCACCCGCTACAACGCCGCCTTTCCACCGGACGGGCCGATGGAGCGCTTCGCCACCGCCCTTCTCGCCGAGATCCCCCACGAAGGCCGACATATTGACATCCTCAACTGCGGACACCCCCCGCCACTGCTCCTGAACCGCGGCAAACTCCGTGTCCTCGAGCCCGCCACCCCCTCGCCGCTGCTCAGCCTCGCGGAACTGATCGGCGATCACTACAGCGTGGACACCTTCGACTTCGCCCCCGGCGACCTGCTGCTCCTCTATACCGACGGGATCGCCGAGACCCGCGCCCGCAACGGCGAGTTCTTCCCGCTGGCAGCCTGGATGGGTCGACAGCCCCCGACACCGCCCCGCGAGCTGCTCACGGCCCTTCACCGCGACCTCGTCCACTACAGCCGGGGACGCCTCGACGATGACATCGCGGCCCTCGCCGTACGCCTGCGTGAGCCCTGA
- a CDS encoding FAD-binding oxidoreductase, translating into MAESVPAAPLASPRRRRSWWGWGAEDKALPDSECAALGALVPGAADTPLPVPGVRCVDLPKPRVSPPSSLAHLMSDTPPDRASHTYGKAYRDVVRALRGELGAAPDQVAFPRCEQDVVDLLDWAENADAVVVPYGAGSSVVGGVEYRGDRRRGVVSLDLAALDRVLDIDTASRAARIQAGVLGPDLEAQLRRHGLTLRHFPQSFEFSTLGGWLATRAGGHYATLLTHIDDLTESLRVVTPVGVNESLRVPGSGAGPSPDRLFLGSEGTLGVITEAWMRLQERPRHKASASVLFDDFKAAAGAVRAIAQSGLHPANCRLLDPGEAALAGVAGGGRSVLVLGVESAHFPVADRLAELVALAQDHGGSPTGTPTGTPTAAGGRAGGPADDSAAGAWRSAFLRMPYLRDGLARMSVISETFETACTWDRADALYEAVHRDLGAVVREVTGAEGMINCRFTHVYPDGPAPYFTVIAPARRGSEVAMWDAIKSAAMDVLGAHGATVTHHHAVGRDHRPGYDRQRPEPFARALRAAKHALDPAGILNPGVLFDGERG; encoded by the coding sequence ATGGCCGAGTCCGTGCCCGCCGCCCCTCTCGCCTCGCCCCGACGCCGCCGTTCCTGGTGGGGCTGGGGCGCCGAGGACAAGGCCTTGCCCGACAGCGAGTGCGCCGCCCTCGGCGCGCTGGTCCCCGGTGCGGCCGACACCCCGCTGCCGGTGCCCGGCGTCCGCTGCGTCGATCTGCCGAAGCCGCGGGTCAGCCCGCCGTCCTCCCTCGCCCACCTGATGTCCGACACCCCGCCGGACCGGGCCTCCCACACCTACGGCAAGGCCTACCGCGACGTCGTACGGGCCCTGCGCGGCGAACTCGGTGCGGCACCGGACCAGGTCGCCTTCCCCCGCTGCGAGCAGGACGTCGTGGACCTCCTGGACTGGGCCGAGAACGCGGACGCGGTCGTCGTGCCCTACGGAGCGGGCAGTTCGGTGGTCGGGGGAGTGGAGTACCGCGGGGACCGGCGCCGCGGCGTGGTCTCGCTCGACCTCGCCGCCCTCGACCGCGTGCTCGACATCGACACCGCCAGCAGGGCGGCGCGGATCCAGGCGGGCGTGCTCGGGCCCGACCTCGAAGCCCAGCTGAGGCGGCACGGGCTGACCCTGCGCCACTTTCCGCAGAGCTTCGAGTTCTCCACCCTCGGCGGCTGGCTGGCGACCCGGGCCGGCGGCCACTACGCCACGCTCCTCACCCACATCGACGATCTGACCGAGTCCTTGCGCGTGGTCACCCCGGTCGGCGTCAACGAGTCGCTGCGCGTACCCGGCTCGGGCGCGGGCCCGTCCCCCGACCGACTGTTCCTGGGATCGGAGGGCACGCTGGGCGTGATCACCGAGGCATGGATGCGGCTGCAGGAGCGGCCCCGCCACAAGGCGTCCGCCTCGGTCCTGTTCGACGACTTCAAGGCCGCGGCCGGTGCGGTCCGCGCCATCGCGCAGTCGGGCCTGCACCCGGCCAACTGCCGGCTGCTCGATCCGGGCGAGGCGGCGCTCGCGGGCGTGGCCGGCGGCGGCCGGAGCGTGCTCGTCCTCGGGGTGGAGTCCGCGCACTTCCCCGTCGCCGACCGGCTCGCCGAACTGGTCGCCCTGGCGCAGGACCACGGCGGTTCGCCGACCGGGACCCCGACCGGGACCCCGACCGCGGCCGGTGGCCGCGCCGGTGGCCCCGCCGATGACTCCGCGGCCGGCGCGTGGCGCTCCGCGTTCCTGCGCATGCCCTACCTGCGCGACGGGCTCGCGCGGATGAGCGTGATCAGCGAGACCTTCGAAACGGCCTGCACCTGGGACCGCGCCGACGCCCTGTACGAGGCCGTGCACCGGGACCTGGGCGCCGTCGTGCGCGAGGTCACCGGCGCGGAGGGGATGATCAACTGCCGTTTCACCCACGTGTACCCCGACGGCCCCGCGCCCTACTTCACCGTCATAGCCCCGGCGAGGCGCGGTTCGGAGGTCGCGATGTGGGACGCGATCAAGTCCGCTGCGATGGACGTGCTCGGCGCGCACGGGGCGACCGTCACCCACCACCACGCCGTCGGCCGCGACCACCGGCCCGGATACGACCGGCAGCGCCCGGAGCCGTTCGCCCGGGCGCTGCGGGCCGCGAAACACGCGCTCGACCCGGCAGGGATCCTCAACCCGGGAGTGCTCTTCGACGGGGAGCGGGGCTGA
- a CDS encoding TetR/AcrR family transcriptional regulator, with translation MDSTSAGTAPGTPPTASPPPGKRRGRPAGTKGVPRAEREEQILAAAMEEFGRHGHAPASMAAIARRVGVTKPMLYAYFDSKDGLYLACLEHIAARVIAAIDAAIAGGPAAMAEERLPHAVLTSLFTALEDRRHAWFVLYDRTLPPGSELRLAAQRHREAIDGLAATGTAALLSGHGNEDPLDADALKHVWTGTVSALMGWWIAHPEQSAQDMSTRCARLLTAIRTA, from the coding sequence ATGGACTCCACAAGCGCCGGCACCGCACCGGGCACCCCGCCGACCGCCTCGCCGCCGCCGGGCAAGCGCCGAGGCAGACCGGCGGGGACGAAGGGCGTACCGCGCGCCGAGCGCGAGGAGCAGATCCTCGCCGCCGCGATGGAGGAGTTCGGCCGGCACGGACACGCGCCCGCGTCGATGGCCGCGATCGCCCGGCGGGTGGGCGTGACGAAGCCGATGCTCTACGCCTACTTCGACTCGAAGGACGGGCTCTACCTCGCCTGCCTCGAACACATCGCCGCCCGCGTCATCGCGGCCATCGACGCGGCGATAGCCGGCGGACCGGCCGCCATGGCCGAGGAGCGGCTCCCCCACGCCGTCCTCACCAGCCTCTTCACGGCCCTCGAAGACCGGCGCCACGCCTGGTTCGTCCTCTACGACAGGACCTTGCCGCCGGGATCCGAACTGCGCCTCGCCGCCCAGCGGCACCGCGAGGCCATCGACGGGCTCGCCGCGACCGGCACCGCGGCACTGCTGAGCGGCCACGGCAACGAGGACCCCCTCGACGCCGACGCCCTCAAGCACGTGTGGACGGGCACCGTCAGCGCCCTGATGGGCTGGTGGATCGCCCACCCCGAACAGTCCGCCCAGGACATGAGCACCCGCTGCGCCCGCCTGCTCACGGCCATCCGCACCGCCTGA